A genome region from Baekduia alba includes the following:
- a CDS encoding DUF2304 domain-containing protein: MQTRLQIISVLVSGGLFLFVFELVRRKRLLERYALLWLFAAAVLLALSVWGDLLNRISTAVGVQYGPAALFAVALGFVVVLMLHFSLVISKLTDQNKILAQRVALLERRMTRAIGESDEDDEPAQSGSDLTASR, encoded by the coding sequence GTGCAGACGCGCCTCCAGATCATCTCGGTGCTCGTCTCGGGCGGGCTGTTCCTGTTCGTCTTCGAGCTCGTGCGCCGCAAGCGCCTGCTCGAGCGCTACGCCCTGCTGTGGCTGTTCGCCGCCGCGGTGCTCCTCGCGCTCTCGGTCTGGGGCGACCTGCTCAACCGGATCTCGACGGCGGTCGGCGTCCAGTACGGGCCGGCGGCGCTGTTCGCGGTCGCGCTCGGCTTCGTCGTCGTGCTGATGCTGCACTTCTCGCTGGTCATCTCGAAGCTGACCGACCAGAACAAGATCCTGGCCCAGCGCGTCGCGCTGCTGGAGCGGCGGATGACCCGCGCGATCGGCGAGAGCGACGAGGACGACGAGCCCGCGCAGTCGGGCTCCGACCTGACCGCCTCGCGGTGA
- a CDS encoding glycosyltransferase family 2 protein, whose translation MSKLLAIVPAYNEADAIASTVADLRANAPGWDVVVVDDGSTDATARHATAAGADVLRMPFNLGIGGAVQAGYLYAKEGGYDFAVQVDGDGQHDAAQIDDLLRHLHVHQGEVNMVTGSRFLVGDEEHGYKSSASRRLGIKIFGFILSRVTKRTVTDPTSGFRMCDRRAIELFANDYPHDYPEVEAVLMVHAHRLASAEIPVTMRERQGGVSSINASRSIFYMTKVLLAIFVGLLRARPVVDVGDPAAVTAQRGV comes from the coding sequence ATGAGCAAGCTCCTGGCCATCGTCCCGGCGTACAACGAGGCCGACGCGATCGCGTCGACCGTCGCCGACCTGCGCGCCAACGCGCCGGGCTGGGACGTCGTCGTGGTCGACGACGGGTCGACCGACGCGACCGCGCGGCATGCGACGGCTGCGGGCGCCGACGTGCTGCGGATGCCGTTCAACCTCGGCATCGGCGGGGCCGTCCAGGCGGGCTACCTGTACGCCAAGGAGGGTGGCTATGACTTCGCCGTCCAGGTCGACGGCGACGGCCAGCACGACGCGGCGCAGATCGACGACCTGCTGCGCCACCTCCACGTCCATCAGGGCGAGGTCAACATGGTCACCGGCTCGCGCTTCCTGGTCGGCGACGAGGAGCACGGCTACAAGTCGTCCGCGTCGCGCCGTCTGGGCATCAAGATCTTCGGCTTCATCCTCTCGCGCGTCACCAAGCGCACGGTCACGGACCCGACGTCGGGCTTCCGGATGTGCGACCGCCGCGCGATCGAGCTGTTCGCCAACGACTACCCGCACGACTACCCCGAGGTCGAGGCGGTGCTCATGGTCCATGCGCACCGGCTCGCGTCGGCCGAGATCCCGGTCACGATGCGCGAGCGCCAGGGCGGCGTCTCGTCGATCAACGCGTCGCGCTCGATCTTCTACATGACCAAGGTGCTGCTGGCGATCTTCGTCGGCCTCCTGCGCGCGCGGCCGGTGGTCGACGTCGGGGACCCGGCGGCGGTGACCGCGCAGCGCGGCGTCTGA
- a CDS encoding oligosaccharide flippase family protein, with the protein MTAPAENVDVLDTPEAGALVVRGGAVRVVGFALGTLLSLAGVVAVTRHLGVVDYGRYQSVTALVAIVAAIGDLGLGTLALREYAQAPDGAARVRGLEALLGLRVALALAGVGVAAAAAALLGYDATMVAGAALAAGAGVLLAGQQTATVPLQTALRIGTVTALDVARQALTTALMVALVAAGAGLLGFLAIPVPVAVALVIATVIVLGRRAVPRPVVDRDAWPRLLREAVLVGLATASGVLYLYTSLIVCELVATPDETGAFSASFRVIVIVAAVPALLGTSAFPLLARTAGAAPERFGRAVSGLIEGSVLLGGVAAIGAILGAPAIIAVIAGPDFDASIAPLRIQGAALGLTFAISGLGFALLARHRQRVLLLCNLLAFVVIAVAVALLAAAHGERGAALGAVIGEATLCAAYAIALSREVGIRPARVPRIVLALAGALAAGALVPVPAVPKTAIGLLVYAGLAWALKAIPPGLRALIR; encoded by the coding sequence ATGACGGCGCCCGCCGAGAACGTGGACGTGCTCGACACGCCCGAGGCCGGGGCGCTCGTCGTGCGCGGGGGCGCCGTGCGGGTGGTCGGGTTCGCGCTCGGGACGCTGCTGTCGCTGGCCGGGGTCGTCGCGGTGACACGACATCTGGGCGTCGTCGACTACGGGCGCTACCAGTCGGTCACGGCGCTCGTGGCGATCGTGGCCGCGATCGGCGACCTCGGGCTCGGGACGCTCGCGCTGCGCGAGTACGCGCAGGCGCCGGACGGGGCCGCGCGCGTCCGCGGGCTGGAGGCGCTGCTCGGGCTGCGCGTCGCGCTGGCCCTCGCGGGCGTCGGCGTGGCGGCCGCCGCGGCGGCGCTGCTCGGCTACGACGCGACGATGGTCGCGGGCGCCGCGCTGGCCGCCGGCGCGGGCGTCCTGCTCGCCGGCCAGCAGACCGCGACGGTCCCCCTGCAGACCGCGCTGCGGATCGGGACCGTGACGGCGCTGGACGTCGCGCGCCAGGCGCTGACGACCGCGTTGATGGTGGCGTTGGTCGCCGCCGGCGCGGGGCTGCTGGGGTTCCTGGCGATCCCGGTGCCGGTCGCCGTCGCGCTGGTGATCGCGACCGTCATCGTCCTCGGCCGCCGCGCCGTGCCGCGCCCGGTCGTCGACCGCGACGCCTGGCCGCGCCTGCTGCGCGAGGCCGTGCTCGTCGGCCTGGCCACCGCGTCGGGCGTCTTGTACCTGTACACGTCGCTGATCGTGTGCGAGCTGGTCGCGACGCCCGACGAGACCGGCGCGTTCTCGGCGTCGTTCCGAGTGATCGTGATCGTCGCGGCCGTGCCGGCGCTGCTCGGCACGAGCGCGTTCCCGCTCCTTGCCCGGACCGCGGGGGCGGCGCCCGAGCGCTTCGGCCGCGCGGTGAGCGGCCTGATCGAGGGCTCGGTCCTGCTCGGCGGCGTCGCGGCGATCGGGGCGATCCTCGGCGCGCCGGCGATCATCGCGGTCATCGCGGGCCCGGACTTCGACGCGTCGATCGCCCCGCTGCGGATCCAGGGCGCGGCGCTGGGCCTGACGTTCGCGATCTCCGGCCTCGGCTTCGCCCTGCTGGCGCGCCACCGCCAGCGCGTCCTGCTGCTCTGCAACCTGCTGGCCTTCGTCGTGATCGCCGTCGCCGTCGCGCTGCTGGCCGCCGCCCACGGGGAGCGCGGCGCCGCGCTGGGCGCCGTGATCGGCGAGGCGACGCTGTGCGCGGCCTACGCGATCGCGCTGTCCCGCGAGGTCGGCATCCGCCCCGCGCGCGTGCCCCGGATCGTGCTCGCCCTGGCCGGCGCGCTGGCGGCGGGCGCGCTCGTCCCGGTGCCGGCCGTGCCGAAGACGGCGATCGGCCTGCTGGTCTACGCGGGGCTGGCGTGGGCGCTGAAGGCGATCCCGCCGGGGCTCAGGGCGCTGATCCGGTAG
- the gmd gene encoding GDP-mannose 4,6-dehydratase, whose product MAPRRALITGITGQDGSYLAELLLEKGYEVHGMVRRASTEKFDRIEHLRERITLHQGDLLDHRSLTDALRNSAPDEIYNLAAMSFVAVSWIQPTLTAEFTGVGVTRILEAMREVCPDARFYQASSSEMFGKVLEVPQTESTPFYPRSPYGVAKAYGHFITVNYRESYDLHATSGILFNHESPRRGLEFVTRKITWHAAAIKHGKADKISLGNLDAERDWGYAKDYVIAMWAMLQQDKADDYVIATGRTHTVRECVQIAFDEAGLSDWEKHVHIDPAFLRPAEVDQLIGSPAKAKADLGWEPETSFEELIRLMTRADLELLKP is encoded by the coding sequence ATGGCTCCACGTCGCGCGCTCATCACCGGCATCACTGGTCAGGACGGCTCATACCTCGCCGAGCTGCTGCTCGAGAAGGGCTACGAGGTCCACGGAATGGTGCGCCGTGCCTCGACCGAGAAGTTCGACCGCATCGAGCACCTGCGCGAGCGGATCACCCTGCACCAGGGCGACTTGCTCGACCACCGCTCGCTGACCGACGCGCTGCGCAACTCGGCGCCGGACGAGATCTACAACCTCGCCGCGATGAGCTTCGTCGCCGTGTCGTGGATCCAGCCGACGCTCACCGCGGAGTTCACCGGCGTGGGCGTCACGCGGATCCTCGAGGCGATGCGCGAGGTCTGCCCCGACGCGCGCTTCTACCAGGCGTCGTCCTCGGAGATGTTCGGCAAGGTCCTCGAGGTCCCGCAGACCGAGAGCACGCCGTTCTACCCGCGCTCGCCCTACGGCGTGGCCAAGGCCTACGGCCACTTCATCACGGTGAACTACCGCGAGTCCTACGACCTGCACGCGACGTCGGGGATCCTCTTCAACCACGAGTCGCCCCGCCGCGGCCTGGAGTTCGTCACCCGCAAGATCACCTGGCACGCCGCGGCGATCAAGCACGGCAAGGCGGACAAGATCTCGCTGGGCAACCTCGACGCCGAGCGCGACTGGGGCTACGCCAAGGACTACGTCATCGCGATGTGGGCGATGCTCCAGCAGGACAAGGCCGACGACTACGTCATCGCGACCGGCCGGACGCACACGGTCCGCGAGTGCGTGCAGATCGCGTTCGACGAGGCCGGCCTCAGCGACTGGGAGAAGCACGTCCACATCGACCCGGCGTTCCTGCGCCCGGCCGAGGTCGACCAGCTGATCGGCTCGCCGGCCAAGGCGAAGGCCGACCTGGGCTGGGAGCCGGAGACGAGCTTCGAGGAGCTCATCCGCCTGATGACGCGCGCCGACCTGGAGCTGCTGAAGCCCTAG
- a CDS encoding GDP-mannose 4,6-dehydratase: MSARRALVTGVSGQDGSYLVELLVAKGYDVTGVVRDPDDRPLPRLSGVRDRISLLHGDLDAPDTLRDAVSASRPHEIYHLAAPTFVPTSWDDPAQPMAQIAGATGTLLSAARHVDPKTRIFVATSSEIFGDAGESPQRESSPKRPRSPYGVAKLAAHQLVGALRERFDLYAVSGILYNHESPRRPSHFLPRKVTRGAAAIALGLQDELVLGDLAAVRDWSHAEDVMRGAWLALQAEQAADYVFASGVGHTVGGLVEAAFAAAGISSEGRVRVDPELVRPPEGTPPIGDPTRARTVLGWKPEHGFGATIAEMVATDLAELRAGETP, translated from the coding sequence ATGAGCGCTCGCCGGGCGCTCGTCACCGGCGTGTCCGGCCAGGACGGCTCATATCTGGTCGAGCTGCTGGTCGCCAAGGGCTACGACGTCACCGGGGTGGTCCGGGATCCGGACGATCGGCCGCTGCCCCGTCTGAGCGGCGTCCGCGACCGCATCTCGCTGCTGCACGGCGACCTCGACGCGCCCGACACGCTGCGCGACGCGGTCAGCGCGTCGCGGCCCCACGAGATCTACCACCTGGCCGCGCCGACGTTCGTGCCGACCTCCTGGGACGACCCCGCGCAGCCGATGGCCCAGATCGCCGGCGCGACCGGGACGCTCCTCAGCGCCGCGCGGCACGTCGACCCGAAGACGCGGATCTTCGTCGCCACGTCGAGCGAGATCTTCGGCGACGCCGGCGAGTCGCCCCAGCGCGAGTCCTCGCCGAAGCGGCCGCGCTCGCCCTACGGGGTCGCCAAGCTCGCCGCCCACCAGCTCGTCGGCGCGCTGCGCGAGCGCTTCGACCTCTACGCGGTCTCGGGCATCCTCTACAACCACGAGTCGCCCCGCCGGCCGTCGCACTTCCTGCCGCGCAAGGTGACGCGCGGCGCCGCGGCGATCGCGCTCGGCCTCCAGGACGAGCTCGTGCTCGGCGACCTCGCCGCCGTGCGCGACTGGTCCCACGCCGAGGACGTGATGCGCGGCGCCTGGCTCGCGCTCCAGGCCGAGCAGGCCGCCGACTACGTCTTCGCGTCGGGCGTCGGCCACACGGTCGGCGGCCTCGTCGAGGCGGCGTTCGCCGCCGCCGGGATCTCGTCCGAGGGCCGGGTCCGCGTGGACCCGGAGCTCGTCCGCCCGCCGGAGGGCACGCCGCCGATCGGCGACCCGACGCGCGCCCGCACCGTGCTCGGCTGGAAGCCCGAGCACGGGTTCGGCGCGACCATCGCGGAGATGGTGGCGACCGATCTCGCCGAGCTGCGCGCCGGCGAGACGCCCTAG
- a CDS encoding WecB/TagA/CpsF family glycosyltransferase, which yields MPFSTPAPIDDARGTSSATAVDDAAVPPPTVNVLGVPLALTDYERTMDWMDATIAQRGKGYVCVAATHTVVATQDDPDLRAAVTGASLVVPDGQPVVWAMNALGHDLTHRVYGPDLMAKFCERSAGTGARMFLYGGRNQGALVQLALNLRTRFAGLQIVGGYAPPFRPLSDEEVDAVVAEINHARPDVVWVGIGVPKQEKFMASLRERLDAPVLVGVGAAFDFHAGLIPQAPAWMQSAGLEWLFRLSKEPRRLWKRYLTYNPRFVLGFARQYARHRRALKRAGETSR from the coding sequence ATGCCCTTCTCGACTCCCGCACCCATCGACGACGCACGCGGCACGAGCTCCGCGACCGCGGTCGACGACGCCGCCGTGCCGCCACCGACCGTCAACGTCCTCGGCGTGCCGCTCGCGCTCACCGACTACGAGCGCACGATGGACTGGATGGACGCGACGATCGCGCAGCGCGGCAAGGGCTACGTCTGCGTCGCGGCGACCCACACGGTCGTCGCCACCCAGGACGACCCGGATCTGCGCGCCGCCGTCACGGGCGCTTCGCTGGTGGTCCCGGACGGCCAGCCGGTCGTCTGGGCGATGAACGCCCTGGGCCACGACCTGACGCACCGCGTCTACGGGCCCGACCTGATGGCCAAGTTCTGCGAGCGCAGCGCCGGCACCGGCGCGCGGATGTTCCTCTACGGCGGCCGCAACCAGGGCGCGCTCGTCCAGCTGGCGCTGAACCTGCGCACGCGCTTCGCCGGCCTGCAGATCGTCGGCGGCTACGCGCCGCCCTTCCGGCCGCTGAGCGACGAGGAGGTCGACGCCGTCGTGGCCGAGATCAACCACGCCAGGCCGGACGTGGTGTGGGTCGGGATCGGCGTGCCGAAGCAGGAGAAGTTCATGGCGTCGCTGCGCGAGCGCCTCGACGCGCCCGTGCTGGTGGGCGTCGGCGCCGCGTTCGACTTCCACGCGGGCCTGATCCCGCAGGCTCCGGCCTGGATGCAGTCGGCCGGCCTGGAATGGCTCTTCCGCCTGTCGAAGGAGCCGCGCCGCCTGTGGAAGCGCTACCTCACGTACAACCCGCGCTTCGTGCTCGGGTTCGCGCGCCAGTACGCGCGCCATCGCCGCGCGCTCAAGCGTGCCGGCGAGACGTCCCGCTAG
- a CDS encoding nucleotide sugar dehydrogenase, which yields MSAAFSSGTSPSGRASRDVAVIGLGRVGLPLALAFADAGLDVIGVDNDPARTDALRAGRMPFDEPGAQAVLDRVRAADRLTLGERAEDAAPATHIVLTLGTPAMSHIEIDLRQIRAVLDDLLPHLRPGHAIHLRSTIAPDTTEFVAGYLAKHRGFVIGEDVFVAHVPERIASARFFEEISTLPCIVGGVGARSGEVAAELFERLGAPIVQTTPVQAELAKIWTNILRYANFALPNLMMMDCEQYGANVFEVVDLINRDYPRGGMKLPGFTAGTCLRKDFAFSEERSNAPGMLLAVSRVNESVPLFLVQGLKRRLGSLDGRKIAVLGLAFKSDTDDERDSLSHKLVRLLERELADVAIHDPHVPTPTSSLQDAVLDADAVVVATNHHEFCTPEALRAIVEGARHEALVVDPWNCWGAAQVFAHADEVALLAGLTSR from the coding sequence ATGAGCGCTGCCTTCAGCAGCGGGACCTCGCCCTCTGGGCGAGCGTCGCGCGACGTCGCCGTCATCGGGCTGGGCCGTGTGGGCCTGCCCCTCGCCCTCGCGTTCGCCGACGCCGGATTGGACGTCATCGGCGTCGACAACGACCCGGCGCGGACCGACGCGCTGCGCGCCGGCCGCATGCCGTTCGACGAGCCGGGCGCGCAGGCGGTCCTGGACCGCGTCCGCGCGGCCGACCGGCTGACGCTCGGCGAGCGCGCCGAGGACGCCGCGCCCGCGACGCACATCGTTCTGACGCTCGGCACGCCGGCGATGTCGCACATCGAGATCGACCTGCGCCAGATCCGCGCCGTGCTCGACGACCTGCTGCCCCACCTGCGGCCCGGCCACGCGATCCACCTGCGCTCGACGATCGCGCCGGACACGACGGAGTTCGTCGCCGGCTACCTGGCCAAGCACCGTGGCTTCGTCATCGGTGAGGACGTCTTCGTCGCGCACGTGCCGGAGCGCATCGCGTCGGCCCGGTTCTTCGAGGAGATCTCCACGCTGCCGTGCATCGTCGGCGGCGTCGGCGCCCGGTCCGGCGAGGTCGCAGCGGAGCTGTTCGAGCGCCTCGGCGCGCCGATCGTCCAGACCACGCCGGTCCAGGCCGAGCTGGCCAAGATCTGGACCAACATCCTGCGGTACGCGAACTTCGCGCTCCCCAACCTGATGATGATGGACTGCGAGCAGTACGGCGCGAACGTCTTCGAGGTGGTGGACCTGATCAACCGCGACTACCCGCGCGGCGGCATGAAGCTCCCCGGCTTCACCGCGGGGACGTGCCTGCGCAAGGACTTCGCGTTCTCCGAGGAGCGCTCCAACGCGCCGGGAATGCTGCTGGCGGTGTCGCGGGTCAACGAGAGCGTGCCGCTGTTCCTGGTCCAGGGGCTCAAGCGCCGGCTGGGGTCGCTGGACGGCCGCAAGATCGCGGTGCTCGGCCTGGCGTTCAAGAGCGACACCGACGACGAGCGCGACTCGCTGTCGCACAAGCTCGTCCGGCTGCTCGAGCGCGAGCTCGCCGACGTCGCGATCCACGACCCGCACGTCCCGACGCCGACGTCGTCGCTGCAGGACGCGGTGCTCGACGCCGACGCCGTGGTCGTCGCGACCAACCACCACGAGTTCTGCACGCCGGAGGCGCTGCGGGCGATCGTGGAGGGCGCCCGGCACGAGGCGCTGGTCGTCGACCCGTGGAACTGCTGGGGCGCGGCGCAGGTGTTCGCGCACGCGGACGAGGTCGCGCTGCTCGCGGGCCTCACGTCGCGCTAG
- a CDS encoding NAD-dependent epimerase/dehydratase family protein, producing MNRVLVTGGAGTIGAAVVRRLLSDPRFEVRVSDQREAPQWMREGCEIHQGDLRVLDEARKATQGCTHVIHLAAIVGGIGNFHKLPHTLTEVNNALYNGVVRAALDHDVERFVYVSSSMVFERATEYPTTEAHILDTPIPASAYGFSKLTGEVYVKAAHEEHGFPYTICRPFNAYGPGEMPEDEPGIAHMVPDVIKKCLALPEGAPLPIFGDGTQTRTLTHIDDIADGIVVSMASEAGLHEDFNISAGDEMTVAEIAQVIWEECGRDPEAFALEHLPTYPVDVVRRWPSVEKADRLLGWKAQIGVREGVRQTADWLRGVLAAS from the coding sequence ATGAATCGCGTACTCGTCACCGGCGGCGCCGGCACCATCGGCGCGGCGGTCGTCCGCCGCCTCCTGAGCGACCCGCGCTTCGAGGTACGCGTCAGCGACCAGCGCGAGGCGCCGCAGTGGATGCGCGAGGGCTGCGAGATCCACCAGGGCGACCTGCGCGTGCTGGACGAGGCGCGGAAGGCCACGCAGGGCTGCACGCACGTCATCCACCTCGCCGCGATCGTCGGCGGGATCGGCAACTTCCACAAGCTGCCCCACACGCTGACCGAGGTGAACAACGCCCTGTACAACGGCGTCGTGCGCGCGGCGCTCGACCACGACGTGGAGCGGTTCGTGTACGTGTCGTCCTCGATGGTCTTCGAGCGCGCGACCGAGTACCCGACGACCGAGGCGCACATCCTCGACACGCCGATCCCGGCCAGCGCCTACGGCTTCTCCAAGCTGACCGGCGAGGTGTACGTGAAGGCCGCGCACGAGGAGCACGGGTTCCCCTACACCATCTGCCGTCCGTTCAACGCCTACGGGCCGGGCGAGATGCCCGAGGACGAGCCGGGGATCGCGCACATGGTCCCCGACGTCATCAAGAAGTGCCTGGCCCTGCCCGAGGGCGCGCCGCTGCCGATCTTCGGCGACGGGACGCAGACGCGGACGCTGACGCACATCGACGACATCGCGGACGGGATCGTGGTGTCGATGGCGTCCGAGGCCGGGCTGCACGAGGACTTCAACATCTCCGCCGGCGACGAGATGACCGTGGCCGAGATCGCCCAGGTCATCTGGGAGGAGTGCGGCCGGGACCCGGAGGCGTTCGCCCTGGAGCACCTGCCGACCTACCCGGTCGACGTGGTGCGGCGCTGGCCGTCCGTGGAGAAGGCGGACCGGTTGTTGGGGTGGAAGGCCCAGATCGGCGTCCGCGAGGGCGTTCGTCAGACGGCTGACTGGCTGCGCGGGGTCCTCGCCGCCTCCTGA
- a CDS encoding NAD-dependent epimerase/dehydratase family protein yields the protein MRALVTGGAGFIGSNLVDALLDQGAEVDVVDTLVTGRRSNLEAGAFDRGARLHEVDITDAKTLTELVGDVAPDVIWHLAAQIDVRRSIEDPAFDASVNVVGTVNVLEAARVAGVGRVVNTSTGGAIYGDADVIPSPEGTTPLPMAAYGQSKFCAERYLGWFGRLYGQSNVTLRLGNVFGPRQDPLGEAGVIAIFCGKLRAGEAPTIYGNGEQTRDYVYVGDVVRAQLAAGQSSVTGEINVGTGRETTVLDIVEVMKELDPDAVARGFEPVFAEARLGEIERSCLDVSRARDELGFVAEIGLREGMRATLDATP from the coding sequence ATGCGTGCACTCGTCACCGGCGGCGCCGGCTTCATCGGATCCAACCTCGTCGACGCGCTCCTGGACCAGGGGGCGGAGGTCGACGTGGTCGACACCCTCGTCACGGGGCGGCGGAGCAACCTCGAGGCCGGGGCGTTCGACCGCGGCGCGCGGCTGCACGAGGTCGACATCACCGACGCCAAGACGCTGACCGAACTCGTCGGCGACGTCGCGCCCGACGTCATCTGGCACCTCGCGGCGCAGATCGACGTCCGCAGGTCGATCGAGGACCCGGCGTTCGACGCGTCGGTCAACGTCGTCGGGACGGTCAACGTCCTGGAGGCCGCGCGGGTCGCGGGCGTGGGGCGCGTGGTGAACACGTCGACCGGCGGCGCGATCTACGGCGACGCCGACGTGATCCCGTCGCCGGAGGGCACGACCCCGCTGCCTATGGCCGCCTACGGACAGTCGAAGTTCTGCGCCGAGCGCTACCTCGGCTGGTTCGGGCGCCTGTACGGCCAGTCCAACGTGACGCTGCGGCTCGGCAACGTGTTCGGCCCGCGTCAGGACCCGCTCGGCGAGGCCGGCGTGATCGCGATCTTCTGCGGCAAGCTGCGCGCGGGCGAGGCCCCGACGATCTACGGCAACGGCGAGCAGACGCGCGACTACGTGTACGTCGGCGACGTCGTGCGCGCCCAGCTCGCGGCCGGGCAGTCGTCGGTGACCGGCGAGATCAACGTCGGGACCGGGCGGGAGACCACCGTGCTCGACATCGTCGAGGTCATGAAGGAGCTGGACCCCGACGCGGTCGCGCGCGGCTTCGAGCCGGTGTTCGCCGAGGCGCGGCTGGGCGAGATCGAGCGGTCCTGCCTGGACGTGTCGCGCGCCCGGGACGAGCTCGGGTTCGTCGCGGAGATCGGGTTGCGCGAAGGCATGCGCGCGACGCTGGACGCGACGCCGTAA